The Cetobacterium sp. ZOR0034 genome includes a region encoding these proteins:
- a CDS encoding EamA family transporter, translating to MYQLSSYIAALYSYFIFRENLTFQEIFGILIVLIGIYLAKIGNNN from the coding sequence ATCTACCAGCTGAGTAGTTACATTGCAGCTTTGTACTCTTATTTTATTTTTAGAGAAAACCTTACTTTTCAAGAAATTTTTGGTATTTTAATTGTCTTAATAGGAATATATCTAGCTAAAATAGGAAATAAT